Sequence from the Candidatus Schekmanbacteria bacterium RIFCSPLOWO2_02_FULL_38_14 genome:
TTATCTGTACTCCCTTGTCTCTTGCCTCTTTCTCTGTAATTCCAACTGCTGCTATTTCAGGGCTCGTGTAGATACATCTTGGGACAAAGCCGTAATTCATCTCAGCAGATTTCCCCATCGCATTCTCGCTTGCTATAATCCCCTCCTCCATAGCAACATGTGCAAGCATTATTTTCCCGAGAACATCGCCAATTGCATAGATATTTTCAACACTTGTTTCCATTCTGGCGTTGACTATCACCTTTCCTTTTTCTGTCTTTACACCTATTTTCTCCAGATCAAGCCCCGACGTATATGGCACCCTTCCGACTGCAACCAGCACCTTTTCTGATGATATCTTCTGCTCCTCTCCGCCCTTAACAGAAAAAACCGAATCGCACCCCTGAGGAGTTTCTTCAATCCGCAAAAGCCCCGCATTAGTAAAAAACTTTACTCCGCCTCTTTTCAGGGAACTCTCAAGAGCCGTTGCAACATCAGCATCTTCTGTCGGAATTATCTGAGGCATAAGTTCTATTACTGTAACTGATGTCCCAAGCTTTGAAAAAATAGTTGCAAACTCTACTCCTATTACTCCACCGCCAACAATTACAAGGCTTTTTGGAATTTCAGTAAGTTCCAAAGCCGCATCACTGTCAATAACCCCATTGCTGTCAATGCCCGGCAATGGAATGGTTGAAGACGAAGAACCGGTTGCAATAATTATTTTTTTTGCCTCAATAACTATCTTGCCTTCAGGCTTTAAGACTTCAATCTGTGTGTTTGACAAAAACTTTCCTCTTCCCTTTACGACTTCAACAGAGTTGCTTTTAAGAAGCCCTGAAACACCTGTTACAAGGGTTTTTACCACAGTATCCTTTTTTGCCATCAATCTTGGAAAATCAATTTTCATCCCTTCAAAATCAACACCATAATTTTTTGCCTTCTTTGCAAGGTCTGCAAATTCCACTCCCTTTAAAAGAGCTTTGGTTGGAATGCAACCCCTGTTAAGACATGTGCCGCCTATCTCATCCTCTTCAATCAGGCAAACCTTTGCCCCAAGCTGTGCCGCCCTGATTGCAGAAACATATCCACCGGGTCCGCCGCCTATGACAGCAATATCACAACTCTTATCAGCCATTCAGACTCTCCTATATAAATTAAATAATTATTTTCCTTCTTATCCCTTTCAAATTCTTTTGTCAATCTGCGGGAATCTTCATGAGCTAATAGCTCACAAAGGAATATGAAAATATAATCCCCCCATCCCCCCCTTTTTTACTTGCCTACCGTCAGGCAGGGAAAAGGGGGTTAGGGGGGAAATTTGAAAAATTACTTTCGGGTCAATGATATAAAAACCTATCCAATCCAATATTCATCGTGGCCACAAATCTATCTTAGAGCTCTCTTTGTGAATTTCAACTGGGTGAATATGTGGAAGATACTACACATTAAACTTAAAATTTATTATATCCCCATCACTGACAACATAATTCCTGCTCTCAAGCCTGAAGGTGCCTTTGCTTCTGGCATTTGATATTGAACCGGCTTCCATAAAATCCTCATATGAAATTACTTCAGCCTTTATAAATCCACGCTCTATATCCGAGTGTATCACACCGCCTGCATTGCAGGCATTAGACCCTTTCTTTATTGTCCACGCCCTAACTTCATCCTCGCCAACAGTAAGAAAAGAAATAAGCCCAAGAATGTCATAACAGGCATTAATCAGTTTGCTCATTGCAGATTCTTTGATTCCAAGCTCGTCCATAAACATTTGTGACTCCTCAACCGGAAGCTGGCTAATCTCCATCTCTGTCTTTGCGCATACAGCAACAGTCCTGTCCATTTCTCCTGAAAAATTCTTTCTTATATGAGCTGACAATTTTTCAGTCTCATCAGAATTAATATGATTTTCGTGGATATTCAGAACAACCACCATTGGCTTTAATGTCAGGAACTGGTATCCGCGGATTAACTTTTCATCCTCAGGCTTTACATTAATATTTCTCATCGGGGTTTCTTTTTCAAGAATCTCTTTAAAACCGCTCAACAATTGTTTTTCAATCTCCCTTTTCTGCCTTTCTATTCCTTTTTTAAGGTCAGCCTCTATCCTTTCAAGCCGTTTTTCAATTATTGAGAGGTCGCTTAAAATAAATTCCAGTTCAAGGTCCTTGGCGTCTCTTAACGGGTCAATAGAACCAGCAGGATTCTGCACAGAAGCATCCTCAAATACCCTGACAACATGAACAAGCGCATCAACCTCCCTTGCCCTTGCAAGGAATTCTGTTATTTTTGTCCCTTCTGAAAGGCTTCCCTTTTGAAGTCCGGGCATATCAATATATTTCACAGAGGCGTAGGTTGTCTTCTGCGGTTTGAAAACCTCGCATAACCTGTCAATCCTCTTATCAGGCACAAAGGCAACACCAACATTGGGCTCAGCCATTGTCTGGGCATAAGAGGCAACCTCTGCATCCCCTCGTGTTATGGCATTAAACAGAGCAGTCTTCCCACAATTTGGAAGTCCCACAATTCCAATTATCACAAAATTCTCCTTTTTGAAAATGCTCTGCTTTGTATAGATATTTCAACTTTTGTCAATCTTAAAAGAAAATAGAATTTTCTTGATATAAGAATAATAGTCTACTATTATAATTTCATATAGCTAACATAAAAATCTAAACAATCAAATCTTTTAACAATTAAAATATTTATGCCTGTCATAAAAGCGAAATATTATGGGTTTTGCGAAGGGGTTAAGCTGGCAATAGAGAAAACCAATGAAGCCCTTCGCGGAAACAAAAAGAAAATATTTGTAATAGGTCCCCTGATTCACAACCCTCAGGTCATAGAAAAACTCAGCAAGCAGGGTTTGATAACTGTTGAGGACATAAACAAGATTGACAAAGACGGAATCCTGATTGTCCGCTCCCATGGTCTTCCTGAGCCAAAAATAAAAAAAGCAATTGAAATGGGAATACAGATTATTGATTCTACATGTTACAAAGTAAAAAACCTCCACAAACTTTCCAAGCAACTTGTCAAAGATGGCTATCAGCTCGTATTAATCGGAGACCATGACCACGCAGAGGTTAAGGCAATAAAGGAAAGCATAAATGATAATGTTGTTGTCATTTCATCACCTGATGAAGTTGATAAAACAAAGTTTAAAAGGAAAGTAGGGATTGTTGTCCAGACAACTCAGAGTGAAAATAATTTTTATAAAATCGTAAACAGGGTTTTAAAGCAGGTTGAAGAACTGAGAGTCTTCAACACCATCTGCAAGGCAAGCATTTTACGCCAGAATGCCGCTTATGAACTCAGCAAGAATGTTGAGCTGATGATTGTGATTGGCGGAAAGGAAAGCGCCAACACAAAAAGGCTTGCTGGAATCTGCAAAGAGAATACCCAAACCCACCACATAGAAACAAAGGAAGAATTAAAAGATTCATGGTTCAAAGGAAAGAAAAATATTGGAATCACAGCAGGAGCCTCAACTCCTGACTGGATAATTGAGGAAGTTCAGAAAAGGGTTGAAGAGATTATGGCGCGTCGCCTGCTGTTTCATTCTTCTCAAAGTAAATTCCCTCATAGTTAATGTTTTCGTCACGGAGAATTTTTATAACTTTTTCTTCATCTTCCATGGAAAACCGTATAGCAATACCGCACCCCGGATTGACTTTTGGTGGTTTGGAAATAAGGGTGTGGGGAATCTTATTAGCCTTCAAGACTTTCTCGACCTTCATTGTCTGGTATGTTGTATGGAGTACTAAGATAAGCTTTTCTGGCATAAAATGATATTTTTAAAAATTTAAATTTCGGTCTATTAACTCAGAAATACGGGGTTAGAAAACCCCGTCTATAAGATAGGCGGGACATTCTTGTCCCGCTAATATTTTGTATAACCAGACACAAGAAAATACCTTTTAAACATATTGCAGTATTAATTATATTTTTCAAGTTGTTTTTAGTTCAATATTCTGATAAAAACTATTTTGAGGACTATTTATGAGAACTACATATGCGTGAAGTTGTAACAATGTGGAAATATACAAAAATGGTTGTCTTGACAGCTCTGACCGCAGGAGTCTTTGCGGCAATTTTGATTCCTCTGAAAGGAATCCCTATAATTCCCGGCTCAACAGAGCTCAGGCCTGCTGCTGTGATTCCTGTTGTCTTCGGGATTCTCTTTGGACCTGCAGGCGCCTGGGGTTCAGCATTTGGAAATCTGATTGGTGATTTTTTCGGAACACTCGGCATTGGAAGTATCTTTGGGTTTGTGGGGAACTTTTTCTTCAGCCTTGTTGCCTACAAAGTATATAAGCCCTCAATTGACAACATTACAAACAACTCTAAAAACAAAAGACTCAAACCAAAAGAGTTCATTAAATTTGCATCTGTAGGCTTTTTAGCAAGCTGTGTCTGTGCTGAAATAATCGCATGGGGCCTTGAAGTTGTAGGGCTTCTTCCCTTTTCCTGGCTTGGCTCAATAATATTTGTAAACAATTTCGTAATGAATGTCCTTATAGGTCCTTTTATTCTTGTTCTTCTTTATCCAAGGGTAATGAAATGGGACCTCCTCTGGACAGATATAATGGAAAAGAATGACCTGCCATCATCTCCAATCCCTTTTCTTGGAAAGCTTTTGATATGGGTTGGCGGCGTTGGCGGGCTGGTTGCAGGTATTTCAATTTCTACAGGTGTTTATGGCTCCTCTCTTTTTTCTACAACTGCAGGAACTGTTGGAAGCATGGTAGTGCTTGCAGTCACTCCCTGTCTTCTGGTCCTCTTGATTGGGTGTTTCCTGGCTTGATGCAGAACATCATCTCTCTTCAGAACATATCCTTCAAATATAAAAATAGTGATAAAAAAGCTCTTGATAACATCAGCCTTGATGTAGAAAAAGGAAAACTATATGTCATCATGGGTCCAAGCCGCGCCGGCAAATCAACTCTGTGCCTTGCTCTGAACGGACTTGTCCCAAAATTGATAAAAGGTGAATTTCAGGGCAATGTTCTGTTGTCAGGTAAAAATGTCAGTGAACATCAGGTCAATGAACTTACCCCTGTAATTGGGCAGGTATTTCAGGATTTTGAATCCCAGCTTTTTTCAACAAATGTAGAACTTGAAGTCGCTTTTGGTCCTGAAAATTTAGGTTTCAGCAGGGAAGATATAAGAAGACGGATTGATAATTCCCTGAACCTCGTTGGACTTTCAGCCTTTAACCACCGCCAGCCCTCCACTCTTTCCGGAGGTGAGAAACAGCGCCTTGCAATTGCTTCAGTGCTCTCGATTGAGCCTGAAGTACTATGTCTTGACGAACCAACAACAGACCTTGACCCTGAAGGAAAAGAGAATGTTTTTAAAATCTGCCGCGACCTCAAAAAAGACAGCAACAGGACAATGATAATTGTTGAACACGAAACAGAAGAAGTGCTTTATGCTGATTTCATAATACTGATGAATAACGGAAAGATATTAGCTCATAATTCCCCTGAAAATATTTTCAAGAATATTCCCTTTTTGAAAAACATAGGTATCATGCCTCCTCAGCTTGTGGAATTGTTTCAGGAACTTGGGATAGACGAGTTTCCAATAAATAAAAATCATGCCATCGAATCAATAAAGAAAAGGAATTTTAAACTTTCTGAAACAAAATACAAAGAGCTTATTGAGAAGGATAAAAAACAATCCGCTTCCTACGGTGATGTAGTTATAAAAACCGACTCACTGCACCATAAATATCTCAATGATGAGGAAGTGCTCAGAGGAATAAACCTTTCCATAAGAGCCGGTGAGTTTGTAAGCATAATTGGCCACAACGGCGGGGGGAAAACAACCCTTGCAAAACATTTTAACGGCTTGCTTCTCCCATCAAAAGGTGACATCTGTATAAAAGGCAAAAGCACAAAAGGTGCAAGTTTAAAGGAACTGAGCCAGCTTGTCGGATTTGTTTTTCAAAATCCTGACCACCAGATATTTGCTCAAACTGTTTATGAAGAAGTTTCCTTTACCCCAAAGCTTCTTGGTTTAACTGAGAGTGAAATTGATAAAAGGGTTAAAGACTCTCTTGAATCCGTAGGCCTCTCAAAGTTTGTCAGCGAAGACCCCTTCTCTCTTACAAAGGGAGACAGACAGAAGCTTGCAGTAGCATCAGTTCTTTCATCAAAACCTGAAATAATTATCCTTGATGAACCAACTACCGGCCTTGACTACAAAGAGCTATTAAGCATGATGAATCTTTTGAAAGGCCTGAACTCAATAGGGCACACAATCATAATAATAACCCATTCAATACATATTGTTGCCTCATATTCCCACAGGGTTATTGTAATGGACAGAGGAAAAATACTTCTTGATGGAACAACAAGGGAGGTTTTTCAAAAAGAAGATGAGCTTGCAAAAGCGCACATAAAACTTCCCAGCCTTACTTCGCTTGGAAACAGTCTTGGCTACACACTGCTCTCGATTGATGAATTTAAAGATATAATGGTGAAGCAATGAACCTCTATCTCTATCTGGACAGAAAATCTTTAATTCACAGCCTTGACCCCAGAACAAAGATTTTTCTACTTCTTGTAACATTTGTAATAGGATTGCTCTATCAGCACCCATTATATTCCTTTTCAGTTCTCCTTTTAGTCCTTCTTCACGGAATCATCTCAAAAACACTTCTTAATCTCAGAACAGTCTGGAAATTAATCTTAATTATCAGCCTCCTGACTATCCCCATCTGGTCATTTACAGCAAAAGGGAAAACCAATCTCTTCTGGAAAGTTTCTTCTGAATCCCTTCTCTACGGAATCTCATCAGCAATCGAAATATCGCTCATGATAATTGCGGGGATAATTTTTCTTTTAACAACTAAAAATGAAGATATAGCCCTTGGGCTAATTAAAATAGGAATCCCATATAGGATGAGTTTTGCCTTCTCGACTGCGCTCCGTCTTGTCCCTATGCTTGCAGGCACAGGCGCTACAGTAATACAGGCACAGCGTTCAAGAGGACTGGATCTTGATGAAGGAAATATTTTTGAAAGAATTAAAAAATATATCCCCCTGCTTGTTCCGATATTTCTTTCAACAATCAGAAACACAAACCTGCTTGCACAGGCGCTTGAATCAAAGGGATTTGGATACAAAGGAAAAAGAACTTTTTATATGATGACGGAGTTCAGGACTGCAGATTATCTTATATCTGTTTTTTTAATTTTGGTTCTGGTTGCAGCTATTTATCTGAAGGTCAAGGGATACGGAAAGATTGACGGTTTGAAATTGTGACTTTTTCTTTTGCATTTAAATTATTTGGATTGAGTTTATGCGCCATTAAAAATGACTCCAAAGCCCTGTCTCTATACTCTATTCTTTTTTCTGATACCCCCTTCCCCCTTTTACAGCAATCTCTTCCTGTAACATCAGCGCCTCATAGGCAACACCTGCAAAATACCAGGCATCCGAAGACTTCGGATTCATGGAAATAGCTTTTTTATATATCTTTAATGCGTCTTCATACCTTCCCTCTTTCATGAAAATATTTCCGAGATTATTATGGGCAGAAGCTATTTTTGAATTTTTCCTAATCACGTCGCTCCATAGGGAATAACTATCCCTCCAGACAAGATTCCTTTCCATTGTTAGGATTGATAGGAATAAAGCAATTAAAATGCAGGAACAGGTCTTTACAGGTTGACTGAGAATCTCATTGCGAGGAGCAAAGCGACGAAGAAAACCCCTGATAAAACATCCTTCCTTGCAGATAGCCACGCAACCGACTCAATATGAACAGGATGGGCAGAAAAACAGATTGAGGCGATAAGGGCAGCAACTGAATCCTTGAAGAGAAAATTAATTATCAGATACACAAGAATTACGTTTCCCGCATAAAGAACCATATTTGCCAGACGATAGCCAAATGGATTCAGTTTCCATATTCTGTAATCTATCGCATAGGAAATTTCTTTAAAAGGAAGATAATCCGCTCCGGTTGGTGAAGTGAATATATCAAAAATATTCTTAGCGCTCAGGCTCTTTATTCTGGCATTATTTATTATTAATTCCTGGTCATCCCAGTTTGTGAAATCATTCTGTAAGGAATTTGCATAAATGAGAAAGGTAACAGCTGTAAGCAGGATTATATGAAGCATTTTATTTTGCAAAACAGTCATTTCAAAACACCTGTTTAGAAAAAATCAGATTCCTTAAAACATATTTTATATATCTTACATATATAAACAACTCAAATTTGAGCTATACTCAAAAAGAGTGTAAAAAGTAAATAGAGGTGGTGTATCCTTTCATAAACAAAAACAAGACAGGA
This genomic interval carries:
- a CDS encoding cobalt ABC transporter ATP-binding protein; protein product: MQNIISLQNISFKYKNSDKKALDNISLDVEKGKLYVIMGPSRAGKSTLCLALNGLVPKLIKGEFQGNVLLSGKNVSEHQVNELTPVIGQVFQDFESQLFSTNVELEVAFGPENLGFSREDIRRRIDNSLNLVGLSAFNHRQPSTLSGGEKQRLAIASVLSIEPEVLCLDEPTTDLDPEGKENVFKICRDLKKDSNRTMIIVEHETEEVLYADFIILMNNGKILAHNSPENIFKNIPFLKNIGIMPPQLVELFQELGIDEFPINKNHAIESIKKRNFKLSETKYKELIEKDKKQSASYGDVVIKTDSLHHKYLNDEEVLRGINLSIRAGEFVSIIGHNGGGKTTLAKHFNGLLLPSKGDICIKGKSTKGASLKELSQLVGFVFQNPDHQIFAQTVYEEVSFTPKLLGLTESEIDKRVKDSLESVGLSKFVSEDPFSLTKGDRQKLAVASVLSSKPEIIILDEPTTGLDYKELLSMMNLLKGLNSIGHTIIIITHSIHIVASYSHRVIVMDRGKILLDGTTREVFQKEDELAKAHIKLPSLTSLGNSLGYTLLSIDEFKDIMVKQ
- a CDS encoding dihydrolipoyl dehydrogenase, which translates into the protein MADKSCDIAVIGGGPGGYVSAIRAAQLGAKVCLIEEDEIGGTCLNRGCIPTKALLKGVEFADLAKKAKNYGVDFEGMKIDFPRLMAKKDTVVKTLVTGVSGLLKSNSVEVVKGRGKFLSNTQIEVLKPEGKIVIEAKKIIIATGSSSSTIPLPGIDSNGVIDSDAALELTEIPKSLVIVGGGVIGVEFATIFSKLGTSVTVIELMPQIIPTEDADVATALESSLKRGGVKFFTNAGLLRIEETPQGCDSVFSVKGGEEQKISSEKVLVAVGRVPYTSGLDLEKIGVKTEKGKVIVNARMETSVENIYAIGDVLGKIMLAHVAMEEGIIASENAMGKSAEMNYGFVPRCIYTSPEIAAVGITEKEARDKGVQIKTGKFSFTASGKAATIGEREGFVKVISDDRNEKILGIQIVGVCATDMIAEGVLAIKKKMTVKELASTIHAHPTLSEAVMEAALDNLGGAIHIPKKVR
- a CDS encoding 4-hydroxy-3-methylbut-2-enyl diphosphate reductase encodes the protein MPVIKAKYYGFCEGVKLAIEKTNEALRGNKKKIFVIGPLIHNPQVIEKLSKQGLITVEDINKIDKDGILIVRSHGLPEPKIKKAIEMGIQIIDSTCYKVKNLHKLSKQLVKDGYQLVLIGDHDHAEVKAIKESINDNVVVISSPDEVDKTKFKRKVGIVVQTTQSENNFYKIVNRVLKQVEELRVFNTICKASILRQNAAYELSKNVELMIVIGGKESANTKRLAGICKENTQTHHIETKEELKDSWFKGKKNIGITAGASTPDWIIEEVQKRVEEIMARRLLFHSSQSKFPHS
- a CDS encoding redox-regulated ATPase YchF; this translates as MIIGIVGLPNCGKTALFNAITRGDAEVASYAQTMAEPNVGVAFVPDKRIDRLCEVFKPQKTTYASVKYIDMPGLQKGSLSEGTKITEFLARAREVDALVHVVRVFEDASVQNPAGSIDPLRDAKDLELEFILSDLSIIEKRLERIEADLKKGIERQKREIEKQLLSGFKEILEKETPMRNINVKPEDEKLIRGYQFLTLKPMVVVLNIHENHINSDETEKLSAHIRKNFSGEMDRTVAVCAKTEMEISQLPVEESQMFMDELGIKESAMSKLINACYDILGLISFLTVGEDEVRAWTIKKGSNACNAGGVIHSDIERGFIKAEVISYEDFMEAGSISNARSKGTFRLESRNYVVSDGDIINFKFNV
- a CDS encoding cobalt ABC transporter permease; its protein translation is MNLYLYLDRKSLIHSLDPRTKIFLLLVTFVIGLLYQHPLYSFSVLLLVLLHGIISKTLLNLRTVWKLILIISLLTIPIWSFTAKGKTNLFWKVSSESLLYGISSAIEISLMIIAGIIFLLTTKNEDIALGLIKIGIPYRMSFAFSTALRLVPMLAGTGATVIQAQRSRGLDLDEGNIFERIKKYIPLLVPIFLSTIRNTNLLAQALESKGFGYKGKRTFYMMTEFRTADYLISVFLILVLVAAIYLKVKGYGKIDGLKL